Proteins encoded together in one Pseudoalteromonas xiamenensis window:
- a CDS encoding aspartate aminotransferase family protein: protein MTVNRALFDEVMVPNYSPSAVIPVRGQGSRVWDQSGREFVDFAGGIAVNCLGHCHPALVNALKEQGEKIWHLSNVMTNEPALRLAKKLVDATFADKVYFANSGAEANEAALKLARRWALDNFGAHKSQIIAFNKGFHGRTFFTVTVGGQAAYSDGFGPKPGDVYHVDYNDLSAVEALISDNTCAVMMEPLQGEGGIVSPEAEFVKGVRELCDKHNALLIFDEVQTGVGRTGELYAYQGLGITPDILTSAKALGGGFPIGAMLTTTAIAQHLKVGTHGSTYGGNPLACAVAEAAFDTVNTPEVLDGVKAKAELFKSLLNDINAKYNVFSEIRGKGLLIGAVVSDAYKGKAKDFLTAGIEEGVMSLVAGADVVRFTPSLVIPEADIREGMARFEKAVAKVVAAN from the coding sequence ATGACAGTCAATCGTGCGTTATTTGATGAAGTAATGGTCCCTAACTATTCACCTTCTGCGGTTATCCCAGTAAGAGGTCAAGGGTCTCGCGTTTGGGATCAGTCAGGTCGAGAGTTTGTCGATTTTGCTGGCGGTATCGCGGTTAACTGTCTTGGACACTGTCACCCAGCTTTGGTTAACGCTTTGAAAGAGCAAGGCGAAAAGATTTGGCATTTATCCAATGTAATGACCAATGAGCCGGCTTTACGTTTAGCGAAAAAATTAGTCGACGCGACGTTTGCCGACAAGGTGTATTTCGCGAACTCTGGTGCAGAAGCGAATGAAGCCGCATTGAAACTGGCTCGTCGCTGGGCATTAGACAACTTTGGCGCACACAAAAGCCAAATTATTGCGTTCAATAAAGGCTTCCACGGTCGTACTTTCTTTACAGTGACGGTGGGCGGCCAAGCTGCATATTCTGATGGTTTTGGTCCTAAACCAGGCGACGTTTATCATGTTGATTACAACGATTTAAGTGCAGTAGAAGCACTGATTTCGGACAACACGTGTGCGGTAATGATGGAGCCTTTACAGGGTGAAGGCGGTATCGTTTCTCCTGAAGCGGAATTCGTAAAAGGTGTGCGTGAACTATGTGACAAGCACAACGCACTGTTGATTTTTGATGAAGTACAGACAGGTGTTGGTCGTACTGGCGAATTGTATGCGTATCAAGGTCTAGGTATTACACCTGACATCCTAACTTCAGCAAAAGCGCTTGGTGGTGGTTTCCCGATTGGTGCCATGCTAACAACGACAGCAATTGCGCAGCATTTGAAAGTTGGTACGCACGGTTCAACATACGGCGGTAACCCGTTAGCGTGTGCTGTTGCTGAAGCGGCATTTGACACAGTTAATACGCCTGAAGTACTGGATGGGGTTAAGGCAAAAGCAGAATTGTTTAAGTCTTTGCTTAATGACATCAATGCAAAGTACAACGTATTTAGCGAAATTCGCGGCAAAGGCCTCTTGATCGGTGCGGTGGTTTCTGACGCATACAAAGGTAAAGCAAAAGACTTTTTAACAGCGGGTATTGAAGAAGGTGTGATGAGCTTAGTGGCAGGTGCAGACGTTGTGCGTTTCACACCTTCATTGGTGATCCCTGAAGCGGATATTCGCGAAGGTATGGCTCGCTTTGAAAAAGCAGTAGCGAAAGTTGTTGCTGCAAATTAA
- a CDS encoding HDOD domain-containing protein, with protein sequence MSQDIRQSRIAQALAQRAHDVLISHNFAQQQIGYIHTLDLNYGEDIPQRTMLDVEIAAASKRQELNSSHLKYVAKASNHLHQVIESAIENKKEDLEQLYTEVVGIQDTVPTILDLLSVRSASVGRLEPLVNDLSWLGRDLVSLVNLPQYRKQSAKGTAVKVDTPALALRYLGLENLQFVIPTFAMRHWMPHATEPFPLLKRKLRDLSMSTAIAARQLAELEGVNPQHAFTLGMLMDLGKIAVTRLYLRTFEQVWQNKVMIAREKNHKDLHTALLELSPDPLFLRNLLMHDSMILSAKLIEKMAFRYLPFNAVMEELVAIHSSNNEAISDPLPLTRILTKAHGYAQYLLLKDSNLIEEDEAQMWFEHLGLDKSLLEHLGKYSYHTLQLTIL encoded by the coding sequence ATGAGCCAAGATATCCGCCAGTCAAGGATTGCTCAAGCGTTAGCGCAGCGAGCTCACGATGTGCTAATTAGCCATAATTTTGCTCAACAGCAAATTGGCTATATTCATACACTTGATCTCAATTATGGTGAAGATATTCCACAGCGTACCATGTTGGACGTCGAAATTGCTGCGGCGTCAAAACGTCAGGAACTCAATTCAAGCCATTTAAAATACGTCGCGAAAGCCAGTAATCACTTACATCAAGTTATTGAATCAGCAATCGAAAACAAAAAAGAAGACTTAGAACAGCTTTACACCGAAGTAGTGGGAATTCAAGATACGGTGCCCACCATATTAGATCTTCTGTCCGTGCGCTCCGCCTCCGTCGGTAGATTAGAACCACTAGTTAATGATTTAAGTTGGCTGGGACGAGATTTAGTGTCTCTGGTGAACTTGCCACAATATCGGAAACAGTCAGCCAAAGGGACTGCAGTAAAGGTAGATACACCGGCACTGGCACTTAGGTATCTCGGTTTAGAAAATCTTCAGTTTGTCATTCCAACGTTTGCGATGCGCCATTGGATGCCTCATGCTACCGAGCCATTTCCGTTGTTGAAACGCAAATTACGAGACTTATCGATGTCGACTGCCATTGCGGCAAGGCAGTTAGCCGAACTCGAGGGGGTCAACCCACAACATGCTTTCACCCTTGGTATGTTGATGGATCTTGGAAAAATTGCGGTGACGCGTCTTTATCTGCGAACGTTTGAGCAGGTATGGCAAAACAAGGTAATGATCGCACGCGAAAAAAACCACAAAGATCTTCACACCGCGCTGCTTGAGTTGAGCCCTGATCCGTTGTTTTTACGAAATCTGTTAATGCATGACAGCATGATTTTATCGGCAAAATTAATCGAGAAAATGGCCTTTCGCTATTTGCCATTCAATGCGGTCATGGAAGAGTTAGTGGCGATCCACTCGTCCAACAATGAAGCTATCTCAGACCCATTACCTTTGACCCGAATTTTAACCAAAGCACACGGTTATGCTCAGTATCTGTTACTTAAAGACAGTAATTTGATTGAAGAAGACGAAGCACAAATGTGGTTTGAGCATTTAGGGTTGGATAAATCGTTGCTCGAACACCTAGGAAAGTACAGCTACCATACGCTGCAGTTAACTATTTTATAA
- the astA gene encoding arginine N-succinyltransferase, producing the protein MLVLRPIRESDFPALLNIAHESGHGFTSLPVHEELLQNKIARSMASFEKEADHPHDEGYLFVLEDTETGDVVGTSAIEAAVGLDDAFYHYHLSKVIHSSRTLNVYKAVDILTLCNDYTGATELCTLFLRPQFRQKYNGKLLSKARFMFIKQHQERFADTVIAEMRGVSDEHGNSPFWKWLEEHFFSMDFPTADYLTGIGQKVFIAELMPKYPIYVNLLSKEAQAVVGEVHDNTRPAIELLKSEGFTFNGYVDIFDAGPTVEAQVENIRTVRDSQVKIVKIGNNQGGSPYMVANDKLVDYRAAVVELSVDAGSNELVISQAVADALLVKEGDSLTIATI; encoded by the coding sequence ATGTTAGTTCTTCGCCCAATCCGAGAAAGTGATTTTCCAGCGTTATTAAACATAGCCCATGAATCGGGCCATGGTTTCACCTCGTTACCCGTTCATGAAGAATTGCTGCAAAACAAAATTGCGCGTTCAATGGCTTCATTTGAAAAAGAGGCCGATCATCCGCACGATGAAGGCTATCTCTTCGTACTAGAAGACACAGAAACAGGTGATGTTGTAGGTACGTCTGCTATCGAAGCTGCCGTCGGGTTAGATGATGCGTTTTATCACTACCACCTTTCTAAAGTGATCCATTCGTCACGCACGTTAAACGTCTACAAAGCCGTAGATATTTTAACTTTGTGTAATGATTACACTGGTGCAACGGAATTGTGTACTCTGTTTTTGAGACCGCAATTTCGTCAAAAGTACAATGGCAAATTGCTGTCTAAAGCGCGCTTTATGTTTATCAAACAACATCAAGAGCGTTTTGCGGATACCGTGATTGCAGAAATGCGTGGCGTGTCTGATGAGCACGGCAACAGCCCATTTTGGAAATGGTTGGAAGAGCACTTCTTCTCGATGGATTTCCCAACAGCCGATTATTTAACCGGTATCGGTCAGAAAGTGTTTATCGCCGAGTTGATGCCTAAGTACCCAATTTACGTGAATCTTTTAAGCAAAGAAGCACAAGCGGTTGTGGGTGAAGTGCATGACAATACGCGCCCTGCAATTGAACTTTTGAAGAGTGAAGGCTTCACGTTCAACGGCTATGTGGATATTTTCGATGCCGGTCCAACCGTGGAAGCTCAGGTCGAAAACATTCGCACCGTACGTGACTCTCAAGTCAAAATAGTCAAAATTGGAAACAACCAAGGTGGTTCCCCATACATGGTCGCTAATGATAAACTTGTCGACTATCGAGCTGCTGTGGTTGAGTTGAGCGTGGATGCAGGTTCTAACGAACTTGTTATTTCGCAAGCAGTGGCTGATGCGCTACTTGTAAAAGAAGGTGACTCTCTCACCATCGCAACCATCTAA
- a CDS encoding anthranilate synthase component II produces MLLMIDNYDSFTYNLVQYFQRLDQEVIVKRNDEISIAQIKQLKPKHIVISPGPCTPNEAGVSLQVVEQLKGLYPILGICLGHQTIAKALGANVIRAKTVMHGKTSVLHHNHKGVFQDLPTQFNVCRYHSLVVEQSSLPSSLEMTAWTQQTDGSIEEIMGLLHTELALEGMQFHPEAILTEYGLTLLDNFIRRF; encoded by the coding sequence ATGTTGTTGATGATAGATAATTACGATTCATTCACGTATAACTTAGTGCAGTACTTTCAGCGACTCGATCAAGAAGTGATAGTAAAACGCAACGATGAAATTTCGATTGCGCAAATTAAACAATTAAAGCCAAAACACATCGTTATTTCGCCCGGGCCTTGCACGCCAAATGAAGCGGGGGTCTCACTTCAAGTCGTGGAGCAATTAAAAGGGCTTTACCCTATTCTCGGTATTTGTCTTGGACATCAGACGATAGCAAAAGCACTGGGTGCGAATGTTATTCGCGCAAAAACCGTGATGCACGGCAAAACTTCCGTACTACACCACAACCATAAAGGGGTCTTCCAAGACCTACCTACACAATTCAATGTTTGCCGCTATCATTCGCTTGTCGTCGAGCAATCTTCCTTGCCAAGCTCGCTAGAAATGACGGCTTGGACACAGCAAACGGACGGTTCTATTGAGGAAATAATGGGGTTGTTACACACGGAATTAGCACTCGAAGGTATGCAATTTCATCCCGAAGCAATCCTAACGGAATATGGTCTGACTCTACTTGATAACTTTATTCGTCGCTTCTAA
- the trpS gene encoding tryptophan--tRNA ligase yields the protein MTKPVVLSGIQPTGGMTIGNYVGAINQWLSLQEDHESFFMLVDLHAITIRQEPEVLKNRVLDGIALYAACGIDPEKAALFVQSQVPEHAQLAWVLNCYAQMGELNRMTQFKDKSAKNANNINVGLFAYPVLQAADILLYQADQVPVGEDQKQHLELTRDIATRFNNLYGDVFKIPEPYIPELGARVMSLQDPLKKMSKSDDNPNGYVMLLDEPKQIEKKLKKAVTDSDEQARIYFDRDEKPGVSNLLTLLSVATKRSVDDLVPDYADKMYGHLKKDTADAVVAMLEPIQARFKAIREDQTLLNQIMRSGAEKAGARAEQTLKKVYDALGFIPRP from the coding sequence ATGTTGGTGCAATTAACCAGTGGCTTAGCTTGCAAGAAGATCACGAAAGTTTCTTTATGTTGGTTGACCTGCATGCGATCACCATTCGCCAGGAACCTGAAGTGCTCAAAAACCGTGTACTTGATGGTATTGCGCTATACGCCGCATGTGGCATTGATCCGGAAAAGGCAGCACTTTTTGTTCAGTCACAAGTGCCTGAGCACGCACAATTGGCGTGGGTACTCAACTGTTACGCGCAGATGGGTGAATTGAACCGCATGACGCAATTTAAAGATAAATCGGCTAAAAATGCGAACAACATCAACGTTGGTTTATTTGCATACCCAGTGCTACAAGCAGCAGATATTCTACTATATCAAGCGGATCAAGTGCCGGTCGGAGAAGATCAAAAGCAGCATCTTGAATTAACGCGCGATATCGCGACTCGATTCAATAACTTATACGGTGATGTATTCAAAATTCCAGAGCCTTACATTCCTGAACTTGGCGCTCGAGTGATGAGCCTTCAAGATCCGCTAAAGAAAATGTCGAAATCGGATGACAATCCGAATGGTTACGTGATGTTGTTGGACGAGCCAAAGCAAATCGAGAAAAAGCTGAAAAAAGCAGTCACGGATTCAGACGAGCAAGCTCGTATCTATTTTGACCGTGATGAAAAGCCGGGTGTATCGAATTTGCTGACATTACTCTCCGTTGCAACAAAACGCAGCGTTGACGATCTTGTACCAGACTATGCGGACAAGATGTATGGTCATTTGAAGAAAGACACAGCAGATGCTGTTGTTGCTATGCTTGAACCTATCCAAGCACGTTTCAAGGCCATTCGCGAAGATCAAACGTTATTAAACCAAATTATGCGTTCTGGTGCGGAAAAAGCAGGTGCGCGTGCAGAGCAAACCTTGAAAAAAGTGTACGACGCACTTGGTTTTATTCCAAGACCATAG